From Pan troglodytes isolate AG18354 chromosome 1, NHGRI_mPanTro3-v2.0_pri, whole genome shotgun sequence:
taaataaaattagaagcatAAAATTTCAACTAAGGGAAAAATACTTGGTAGGCAATGTCTAATGCAGAGTTCAAAATATTGTACCTCATTATGTGAATACCTTTGAAATATCAATAGgtattctaaaaaaataaaaaacaagatgtCATAATTTCACAGCCATTCTGAAAAAGCTGCTTTTTATATTCCTCCTAGTACAGAGCTGAAGCTCTAaatgttctgcttttttttttttttttttttttggcagtgaaGAGTCCTGGATAACTTGGAGTTGCAAATATATTTCACCACAGATCCATTTTTATAGGAATATATACAAATACCTCTTGGAATCCCAATGTTATCTTCACtgcattttcagattgtttatatCCTGGATAACTTACACTGAGCTTCAGGATTGGGTCTCATATTCCTGGTGCCTAAAGGTAAGCACAATCTGTCATATGTATCTTACTAACTTAGAAGGAATGTCAaatttctcattagaaacaatattatttttctttatagaattttattgaatgaattttCATATGGATCTTAATATAGAAGGCATAGGGCAATCTAGTGctcaatattttcaattttatcacTTATAAACTCTTATAAATTTGTGATATATCTTGCCACATTCTCTGTGACAGCACAAAATCAAGGAAGGCAATTTTAGCATGTGGGTATGAAGAGAATTTTGAGGCAATGAAAGGAGGTGAAAAATACAAGACAAATAAGAGTGCATTTATATAAGTTCAGCCTAAACTAATGTGACTGAGACAATTCAGAGGGATATGTAGATTTACATTTGTAATCAATTTTGTTTTAATGCTGCATCATTCAATGGAATGTAAAACATATGGTAGAAATGTCTAAGTGATCAAGTAGAATTAATCACCATTTTATCTCAACTTAGTGACTTGGGAGTAGTGTTTCCCAAATGTAAAGAACACTTTGCCAACTGAAAAAGAAGCATAGAGAGAAGCGAACTTGACCACATAGCTTCCTTCTTGGAGTAATATTTCAGACtgagttaaagaaaaattatggtGGAAATTTGAGGTAATACAGTTTAGTTTGGATAAATTGTGTATTATAACAGTTGACAAGATCAAGATAACTGGGACAGCTACGGTATGATGGTCAAAATAGGTGGTTCCATAAAGTAAGTTGAGATGAGTTATTTTCTTGAAGCGAATTCAGCTCATAAGCACGGGAAATTATTGAGGCAATACAACGTCTTTTCCCCTGATTGACCTTAAAAGCCCACCTCCTCTTGAGGACAACACAAGGGAACCCTTTGGTAGGAAACCCCCAACACTGAAGATCCCAGAGATGCCCATTTCTCATTCTCAAGACATTGACTGGACCTGGATCTGAGCTACCACTGATCAGCTTTATCCAACTTCTTGATAACCATTTGTTTTAAAACCAGAAAGGGAGGAGGTTGAAGCCTGTTTCTCTCTTCATGCTGATTGacaaaaatgatttgtttttattttagagattgcCATTCTAATCTCATGAGAGTCTCTTATGGAGATTCCTTCTCTGTCTTCCCAGCACTGAAGAGGCATGTTTTGTTAGGTTGTTCTTGAATGAAAACTTAAAACTCTGCtcgagtattttttttctttattaccaatattattcacaattaatataaataaataaaactcaaaaagGTATACTTTACTACCTCCCTAttgaaaaaattgtatttcaacCCATGAGGACAAATTCCAGATTCCGTCTCTTCTGCAGATTTCTTCTAACTTCCTTGCTGCTCCTAGATTTTTCACCTTTCATTGATGTTGTTGTTTTCAGTCTGTTCATTAAAATGtgatgcatgaataaatgaaaaaagtacaTTTCTGTCAAGTGAGTCTACTCACCAGGCTTGTCTTTCTGTTTATGACATCATTTTTTACTGCCTGGGATAATCTCCCTTCACTTATTGGCTTTGctcatacatttattattatctcACACAATAAAAACTAAATGCCACAACATACAAGAAACATAACTCTAAATTAGAAAACCCTATGTTTTCCCAAAATCTTCCACACATTTCTATTTTCTCCGTGTATGTTCTATTTATTGCATTTCATTTTGTGGAATTTATATACGTACAACCCTTTCCTGTGATCTGGTGTCTTTCTCACTTGCTCAGAGTCTTTGCCAAAAGCCATTAGATGTGTGAGGTTTCCCTTGACTACTTTATTCAAAGGTGAACATACTAGTGCATTTCTAACACCCTTCTTTGACTTACTTTTCTCCAAAACATTTATCCTCTTATGACATAAAGTGTTTTATAATCATCATCTGATCACACTCACTATGACCTGTATGGACATGGGCTTTCTTTATTCTGGTCACTGTGGTAGCCCCAGTGATCAACACATAGCCAGGCTTCATAAATGTTGTTGAAAGGGTGAATCTCGTGCttttcttaatttctgtttttatatctaCTTATTTTCTATAGGATATATTGGATGTATTAATTTCCTACGAATGCCAGTACAGAGAAATCACAAACAGGTTacctaaaacaatagaaatttattctctcatagttttggagtctagaaatctgaaatcaagttGTCAGCAGGGTTGGACACTTCTGAGGGCTCTAAGAGGATGAATCTGTCCCATTCCTCTCTCCCAGGTTCCTGTTATAACTAACAGTTGTTGGCATTTCTTGATTTGTAGATGCACCACTCCAATCCCTGCCTCCCCTATCACATGGTATCCTCAGTGTCTCAGTCTTCACATGGCCACCCTCTTATCAGAACATGAGTCACATTGAATTAGAGAGACCCACTCTGCTCCAACTTGACCTCACCTTAACTAATTATACCCTTTATGTATTTCTAAACAAGCTCCCATGCTATCTTTTGGGGAAGAAACATAATTCAATGCATCACACTGGGCTATAGAAAAAAGAGCATATGTCTTAGATTTGTATAATTGAAAATCTTTTCAGTGAATCCACTTACTGTATAGAAAACTTACTATAAAGTATAGATCAAATACTTTAAACTGTAAAGTAATAGGTAAACATACACATTTTCTTAACTCTGGTAGGAAAAATGCCTACTATCATGTGAATAAAGGCACAAATTTATTGTCCATTTCTAGTATTGTGTTGGTCACATGGTGACTGAACCTGAATTTCTCTATCAATTTACCTGTAACAGGCTTCTGATGTTTTAGGAACTGTTCGCTTTGGAGACATATTCTTTTTGGAAAAACTCCATTGATCATGTAGTAGATATTGTTATTGTAATTtttcaatggagaaaaagaatgcTTAGAAGAAAAGTTAGGACAAGCTCCATAATTTTATAAGTGAGACACTGCTGAGAGAACATATTTCTTTATGATTCCATAATTCTTAAACTTTGAGTTTTATAATCCTGGCCATCCTGTTTTGATCACCAAACTACAGAATTTACCATAATCACATGCTTTATAAGGCACTGGGTAAATGTttctcaaattaatgaaatgttttTGCGGTGCTAGGTAACAGGCATATTCATCATGGCATGGGAGAATCAGACCTTCAACTCTGACTTCCTCCTCCTGGGAATCTTCAATCATAGCCCCACCCacaccttcctcttctttctggtCCTGGCCATCTTTTCAGTGGCCTTCATGGGAAACTCCATCATGGTTCTCCTCATCTACCTGGATACCCAGctccacacccccatgtacttccTCCTCAGCCAACTGTCCCTCATGGACCTCATGCTCATCTGCACCACCGTACCCAAGATGGCCTTCAACTACTTGTCTGGCAGCAAGTCCATTTCTATGGCTGGCTGTGCCACACAAATTTTCTTCTATATATCATTGCTTGGCTCCGAATGCTTTCTGTTGGCTGTTATGTCTTATGACCGCTACACTGCCATTTGCCACCCTCTAAGATACACCAATCTCATGAGACCCAAAATTTGTGGACTTATGACTGCCTTCTCCTGGATCCTGGGCTCTACAGATGGAATCATTGATGCTGTAGCGACATTTTCCTTCTCCTACTGTGGGTCTCGGGAAATAGCCCACTTCTTCTGTGACTTCCCTTCCCTACTAATCCTCTCATGCAATGACACATCAATATTTGAAGAGGTTATTTTCATCTGCTGTATAGTAATGCTTGTTTTCCCTGTTGCAATCATCATCACTTCCTATGCTCGAGTTATTCTGGCTGTCATTCACATGGGATCTGCAGAGGGTCGTCGCAAAGCTTTTACTACTTGTTCCTCGCACCTCATGGTGGTGGGAATGTACTATGGAGCAGGTTTGTTCATGTACATTCAGCCCACATCTCATCATTCTCCTATGCAGGACAAGATGGTGTCTGTATTCTACACCATCCTCACTCCCATGCTGAATCCTCTCATTTATAGCCTCCGCAACAAGGAAGTGACCAGAGCATTAATGAAAATCTTAGGAAAGGGCAAGTCTGGAGATTGAGTTACCTCATAAATTTCATGTTTTGCTGTCTGCtaaattcttctttttaatgtctctctttttctattaagtCCTAAAAATATCACTAATTGTGTGCATTGCTCAACATATTGATGGGTACCAGTATAATTTATTTCAGATAaactattttagatttttttatattCAATTCAGTTATGACTACGATATAAGGCATTTTCAATAAAgacattccatttttatttttaaatttcattatcaTTTCGGGAAACACATAGTGTTTGGTTACATTaataagttctttaatggtgatttctgagattttagtgcagcGATCAACCAAGCAGTGTTCGCTGTAcctaatgtgtagtcttttagCCCTCTCCAGTCCCCAACATTTCTTCCAAGTCCCCAAGTCCagtgtatcatttttatgccttggTGTTTCATAGCTTAGCTggcacatatgagtgagaacatacgatgtttggatTTCCATGCCTGTGTGACTTCACTTTgtataatagtctccaattccaaccaggttgctgcaaatgctattaattcattcattttcatggaagaatagtatcccatggtatgtatataccaccttttatttatccactcattgactgatgatcatttaggctgattccatctatttgcaattgcaaattgtgttgATATAAACAGGCAACAtgtaagtatcttttttgtataatgacttcttttcttctgagtatataccttgtagtggtattgctggatcaaatggtaaatctacttttagttgtttaaggaatcttcacactgtttttcCTAGTGTTGTAATAGttcacattcccatcaacagtgtaaaagggttcccttttcaccacatccatgtcaacatctattattgtttgatttttttgattatggccattcttgcaggagtgagtttgtattgcactgtggttttgatttgtatttccctg
This genomic window contains:
- the LOC112208656 gene encoding olfactory receptor 2M7, with amino-acid sequence MAWENQTFNSDFLLLGIFNHSPTHTFLFFLVLAIFSVAFMGNSIMVLLIYLDTQLHTPMYFLLSQLSLMDLMLICTTVPKMAFNYLSGSKSISMAGCATQIFFYISLLGSECFLLAVMSYDRYTAICHPLRYTNLMRPKICGLMTAFSWILGSTDGIIDAVATFSFSYCGSREIAHFFCDFPSLLILSCNDTSIFEEVIFICCIVMLVFPVAIIITSYARVILAVIHMGSAEGRRKAFTTCSSHLMVVGMYYGAGLFMYIQPTSHHSPMQDKMVSVFYTILTPMLNPLIYSLRNKEVTRALMKILGKGKSGD